In Meiothermus sp. QL-1, the sequence AGCTGCTTTCGTCCTTGTGGTAGCCAACGATGCAAACCTTTTCCTCCTTCCCGACCACCCCCTCCACCGCTTTTCGCACCGCCCGGAACCAGCGGGGGTCGTCGTAGTAGTCGTCGGGGACTGCCACGAAACGGACCCGGGGCTCAAGAGCCGGTTCTAGGCTGGCCCGCAGCATGGCGGTGCGCGCCTCAACGTCAAAAGGGTTTTTGGGGGTGGGGTAGCTGTAGGCGCTGCCCAGGACCACCACCAGCCGGTCGTGGCGGGCCAGAGCGCGCCGAATCGTCTCCAGGTGGGCCAGGTGAGGGGGCTGAAAGCGCCCGATGAAGACCGCTGTGCTCAAGCTTCCCTCCGAAAGCGGTAAAGCTCAGCCGGCCGGAAGCCGGTGCCCTTCTCGAACTCCCCGGTGGGCTGGAGCAAGCCCGAGGCCAGCATCTTGCGGCGGAAGGAAGCTTTGTTGAGCTTCTTTTGCAGAATAATCTCGTGCACCGCCTGCAGCTCGCGCAGGGTGAATTGCTCGGGTAAAAGCTCGAAACCGATAGGGGTGTAGGAGAGCTTACCCCGGATGCGCCGCAGCGCCACCGCCAGGATCTCGGCGTGATCGAAGGCCAGGGAGTATTTTTTTCCCTTTGCATCGTATATCTCGGCTGCGCTGGCCTCGTCCTTGAGCTGAAGGCGAAAAAGAGCACTTTCCTCGGGAATCTCCCGGACGTGGCTCTGCTCCACCAGGGCGTAGTAGGCCACGCTCACCACCCGGGCCCGGGGGTCGCGGCCGGGGGCGCCGAAGGTGTAGAGCTGCTCGAGGTAGATGGGGTGCCGCCCCGGGGCTCTGCCCATCTGCGGGAGCACCCGGGCCTCCAACCCTGCCC encodes:
- a CDS encoding NUDIX domain-containing protein encodes the protein MRPSSKEQPLPPEGSGDQPWVTVEVVILTLRAGHLEVLLVKRKEHPFLNYWSLPGGLVQRRESLEEAAARVLKERAGLEARVLPQMGRAPGRHPIYLEQLYTFGAPGRDPRARVVSVAYYALVEQSHVREIPEESALFRLQLKDEASAAEIYDAKGKKYSLAFDHAEILAVALRRIRGKLSYTPIGFELLPEQFTLRELQAVHEIILQKKLNKASFRRKMLASGLLQPTGEFEKGTGFRPAELYRFRREA